Within Chitinivibrionales bacterium, the genomic segment AATAATCAACATCAAACTTTCATCTTCCAACTTTAAACTATTTATTCTGCGCTCTCTCCGGTAATTTTATCATTTAATCCTACTGGTACACAAATCAATTATGCCGCATCGTTTTGCCAGCGCGGAAAGCAATTCCAGATCGTCGGCGGTTTTTATGACCGCGTATGAATCCGGCTCAATGCTGAGAACGGCCCCGTGTTTGGCGCAGGACATGAGGTCGGTGGCGGCATATCCTATCTTGGGGCTTTTCGGAAGCCCGGGCAGGACTTCCTTGGGCGGCGTCGCGTAATCGGGCAGGCCGCTTTTCGAAAGCAGCGCGACGTCGAAGACATAAAGCCCCGTGTTGAAAGGCAAAAATAACTTCCCTGTTTTGTCCCGCACTTTCATGGTTTCGTTATTGCGGACGGCCTGCTCGATGATGACAAGCGAACATGTGCCATTTTTTTCAAGGTTTACAAACGCGCCGTACTGGTCTGTTTTGTCGAATTTCGTCCTGAGGATGCCGACGCCCATGCAGTCATGCTGTTTTCCGGCCGCCGCCATGGCCAGGACCACGGCCGGATCATAGAGCGCCGTGGCCTGCAGCGCGATTATTTTTTTGCAGCCAAGCCCCGACAGCCAGTCAAGCGCACTTAACATACCGGAAAATCCCGGTTGTGCGAGCTTCATGAACGGCCCGCCGGTCTCGTCCGGGTTGGTGGCGGGCCGCGCCTTATCGCCGTCAACGGCAACCATGCCGTCGGGCGTGAGATGGAGGCGCTCGTCCTGCGCAAGCGCGGCCAGGTATTTTATGCCGTAATTGTTGCGCGCCGCGATAACGCCGGAGATAATGCGGGCGTTCTCCGAAGACGCCGGCCCCGTGGTGACGATCACGGGAATGTCCAAACCGCCTCTTCGGCACAGACCTGCGATCACGGCAAGGTTCGCCTGCAGGCTGCCGAATCCCTTTGGAAAGCCGGGCAGCTGGAATGTCGCCTTTGTAAAGTCTTTCAGATCTGCGTCGCTCGCGCCGCGGCCGCGCAGGCTTGCACGCAGCCGCTCGCCGTCGCCGCCCGCGGTGAGGACAACGGCGTAGCCGGCCAGGTCAGACGGCGCCGCGTTGAGGTCCGCCGCATTAATCACGGGCGGAAACCTCTGTTTCGCGCCGCTCACGATTTTCTTCCTTTCCTCGGCATTTTTGATTGCCGCAAGCTGGCGGCGGCGATGCTCCCGGTACACCGGCGGCGGAAAACGCCTGTTGAGTTCGTCAAGCAGGTTTTTTTTCTGGGCCGCGGAAAAGGCGGAGAAATTATAAACGTGCTTTTGGGCGAGTGAATCGGTCCATGTGTTCATAAATTTATCTTTTGTGTAATTATCTATCATTTAAAAGCTGGCGACGGTTTTATATTCAACCCAATTCGTGAGTGCCAAACCTCTTGACAAATCGGGCAATATTTGTCATTTCTTCACTTATCTTAATAATGTCTACTTGACATTTTTTAAAAGATTTCAAGACGGCATAATAAACCCGTTCAACTTGAAGTTCTTCAATAAAAGACCGTCTTTTTTTAAACATTTCCTTTGAATTTTCATCTGGTTCTTCATGGCACATTCCCTTAAAAAGAAATGGATATTATCCAAGTTCAGATTATTTGAATAAAGCACCTTGTTGTCCGGTTTGATACCAAATGCTTCATATATTGTACTTATTCTTATTGCTGCCGAGCTTAGATAGGACAAAAGTATTGAAAGGCGCCCATCTTTCTGGCTCGGCCTACCATTCTCAAACCCTTTTGATACCTCTTTTGTCTTCATCAATAATTGCCTTTTGTCAATTCCTGATATGCAATTCTTGCCAAGCCCAACAAAGTTGTTTGCAGCATGAAAAAGCTGATTAATCTCTGCTTGTTTGTATTTCATGACGTCCCGGTGCCAATTGAATTTTAATCAACAGTCTCCCGTTGCTGACCTTTTCAACTGCCCTCCGGAGGACCGGTCGCGCAGATTTCCGGTTACGAAATCATGGGAAATATTTTGAAACGCGACCGGGCCGCAGCGAGGGGGAAACCTCCCCCACCAGAATTTTTTTAAAATTTGGAAATGTCAAATCCCTCCCCTCCTGTCAATCATTTCACCTCAACGATCAGGTTTGGCGGGTTTATCCCTTTTATCCTTGAAAAACGATTTTAACAACTGCGAACATTCCTCCTTTATCACGCCCGACGTGATTTTCGGAAAATACCGGTACGCTCGCTCCAGTTCCTGCCGGTGGAAGAACGTGTCGATGGCGCCGCAGCGCGGGTCGGGGGCGGCATACACGACGGCGTCCATTCTTGCCTGTAAAGCAGCGCCGAGGCACATGACGCAGGGCTCGAGCGTCACGTACAGGGTGCAGCCCGCAAGCCGCCACGTTTCAAGAAGCGTTGACGCGGCGCCGATGGCCACGATTTCGGCATGGGCGGTGGCGTCGGACAGTTTTTCCATGCGGTTGTAGCCCCGGCCGATGACCCGGCCGCCCTTTTCCACCACCGCGCCCACCGGCACCTCGCCTTCGTCAAAGGCCTTGACGGCCTCCTGATACGCGGCGTTCATAAAATATTGGGCGTCCAGCAAAACATATTTCCTTTCGATTTCAATATCCTGCATTGACTTTAAACTAAATTATCCCATGGGAGAAAATTCAAGTATAAATTTGTATTGCCGTATATCAAACCATAACACGCGTGGGACAAGCGATTGGTCAGGGTTGTCGATGAATTATTGACAAATGTCCGACCGGCGCCATTATAGTCTGTTGGCTAACCAGAATTCCGCCGCCGCGTTAGGGGCGACGGAGGGTGCGCTGGAGCGCATTGCCGGCCGACCCCGCCGCAAGGCATCGGGGCGGTCCGGCAACGAGGCAATTAGCCGAGCCCGGAGGAGAACCGACCCGAACCTGAGGTTTACCGAAGGTGAGGGGAACGCCCATCTTTTCCAACTACGATTGCTATAGTAAGTATTATGCCCCCCCAAATATTATTTTAGGTGACCAGTTTACAGCGCTCTTTTTATCTGGGGCGGGACCCGTGTGCCGGAGAGATGCCGGTCAAGGGGTCAGCCGGTTTCCCGATAGTATTGCTGGCGAGCTTTACCGACAGGATATTGTATCGTGGCCGAGAAGAATCCGTTCCGCATCCTGCTTGTCGATGATGAGCCCGGCATCCGGAAGATCCTGCGGCTGTTCCTCGAATTGGAGGGATATACGGTCTTCGAGGCCATCACCGCGAACCAGGCCATGCAGGTGGTGAAAAAGGAAAAGCCGCACCTCATCATCCTCGACGTGATTCTGTTCGGCCAGACGGGGTTTGACGTGTGCGAATGGGTGAAGAGCAACCCGGAAACAAAGGACATCATCATCTTTCTTTTTACCGCCCTCAACCAGGAGCACGATTACCGCGAGGGACAGCGCCTCGGCTGCGACCTGTACCTCACCAAGCCGCAGAACCCGAAGGACATCGTGGAAAAAGTCCGCGAGTACCTTCAGGCAAAGGCGGGCCCCGGCGCAGCGAACGCCGATTGACCAATTTTATCTGAAAGGAACGTTGTTGCACTCATGAACAGAAACATCACCATCGGCATGATCGTCACCGTCGCCCTGATCGGGCTCGCGCTGTTTTTTCTGAAGGACTCGATCCTGTTCTACACCAAAAGCCCGCAGGAGCAGGACAAGTACGCGCAGTCGCACCCCACCGTCTTCAAGAAGATCATCAACCTCGGGCTCGACATCCAGGGCGGCATGCGGATCGTGCTTGAGATTGACAAGTCGAACCTGCCCAAGGAGGCGACGGGCGACATCCTCGACCGGGCCTACACGGTGATCGAGAACCGCATCAACGGACTCGGCGTGGCCGAGCCTTCCATCCAGAAGCAGGGCACCGAACGGATCATCGTCGAGCTGCCCGGGTTCCGCGACGAGGCGGCGGCCTCGCGGGTGATCGGCTCCACGGCGCAGCTCGAGTTCAACCTGCTGCGCGAGCCCGC encodes:
- a CDS encoding response regulator; this translates as MAEKNPFRILLVDDEPGIRKILRLFLELEGYTVFEAITANQAMQVVKKEKPHLIILDVILFGQTGFDVCEWVKSNPETKDIIIFLFTALNQEHDYREGQRLGCDLYLTKPQNPKDIVEKVREYLQAKAGPGAANAD
- a CDS encoding nucleoside deaminase: MLDAQYFMNAAYQEAVKAFDEGEVPVGAVVEKGGRVIGRGYNRMEKLSDATAHAEIVAIGAASTLLETWRLAGCTLYVTLEPCVMCLGAALQARMDAVVYAAPDPRCGAIDTFFHRQELERAYRYFPKITSGVIKEECSQLLKSFFKDKRDKPAKPDR